Genomic DNA from Longimicrobiaceae bacterium:
GCCGGTGAAGCCCATGGTGGGCCCCGAGGGGGTGTCGTGGCTCAAGCTGAACGGCGGGCCGCACAACCGGGCGGTCAAGCTGCGCATCGACAACACGCCGAACGGGCACGACCACGACTACAAGGGCCCCATCAAGAAGTTCAGGGTCCAGATGAAGCACCCCAGCGCCACGGTGCTGGGTGCCGGCGCGAACGCCCAGACGGGGGACCCGGTGACGGTGGAAGAGGGCGGCGACCAGGTGGCGAGCATCACGGTCACCTACAACGAGACGGTCACCGACAACACGCCTCGTGGCGGCGTGACCGCGTTCCAGATCGGTGGCGGCGAGATCATCGAGGTGTGGGACGACGCCCAGACCTGCCCCGTGGACTGCCCGTGACGCTGCCGCCGTCCGCGTAGAAAGCGCGCGATGAGGACGTTCATCCTCCAGATCGCGGTGGTGCTGCTCAAGCTGGTCTTCGGGATCGGCTGCATCGTCATCGCGAAGCGCTCCGCCGAACCGCTGGCGGAGCGCCGCGCGGGCTGGCTGTTCACCGGGTTCTGCTTCACGCTCACGGGCGTGCACGGCGCGCTGCAGAGCGCGCTGGGGGGATGGGCGATGCTAGCCGGCGCGGGCAGCGCTCCCATGCGCGCGTACCTGCGCGTGCAGCCGGTTGCGAACCACGGCCGGGGCTTCGCGATGGTGGGGTTCGCGTCGCTGCTCTGCGTCCTGCTCGCGCGGGGCAAGCTGGCCCGCGCGGGAGATGCGAAGTTCGCGACGGCATGGCTGGGCTCGTGGATGGTGGCGGGCTCCGCCTGGGGAATGATCGACGGCGGGGCGCCGGCCAGCCAGCACTACGGCGTGATCACGTACACCAGCGCCCTCACGGTGCTGGTGATGCTGGTGGCGCTGTACCTGGCGGTGGTGCGCGACAGCCTGGACCACCTGCTGTGGCTTGCGCTGGCGACCTACACGGTGCGCGAGGTGGTGGACGTGAGCATCACCACCGCGTTCTCCTTCATCCGCACGCCGGACGCCTGGGTGCCGTCGTTCTCGCTCCTCCAGGTCATGGGCGTGCTTTCGTACGTCATCATGCTGGGCCTGGTGGGGCGGCGCTTCTCCCTCATGTCGCACGGCAGCGACGCGCCCTCGCTTTCCGGGCTGCTGGGTGGCGGTGGCAGGGGTCCGGTGGCGGCGAGGGAGCCGCGACTCTGACGCGCTCGGGTCGGCGGCTGGTGCTGACGGAACGGGCGTGACGGTCGATGTGATACCAAAATCGGGAGAATCGGTGCGGCAGCATCGCCCTGGCGGCTAAAGCCGCGGGCTACGACGGCACGAAGCCCACCGGCGTGGGCTGCTACCGATGGTCCGAATCGCTTCGGCGAGACGCGCGAAGGCAAGCCGATCTACCCGGATTCCGTATCACTCATCGGCTTGCGGTGCTCGCCGTAGGCAGCACTCGATTACCAAATCGAGATGGAATGACGAAGGGCGCGGCTTCCGAATTGGAGCCGCGCCCTTCGTGCATCTGCCGAGTCTGTCGAGTTCGCGGGGGACGAAGCGGCTTCAGGGCCACTCGCGGAAGCGGACGAGGAGGGCGGCGAGGGCGAGCCAGAACAGCGCGTAGCCCGCGGTGAAGAGGGTCGCGGCCCAGTCCACCACGCCCATCGTGAGGCCGGTGTAGATGTCGTTCAGCGCGTAGTGGGGCGGAAGGACCAGGAAGACTAGCGCCCGCAGGCCCGGCGTGAGCAGCTCCAGCCCCATGTCCTGGATCAGGAAGCGCCACACCTCGGTCGCATAGAAGATCGCCACCACCAGCAACGCGTCCACCCACGGCCACGCGATCAGCGCGGACAGGAACGCGAGTATCCCGCCGTACACCAGCGTGAAGAGTAGCGGCTGGAGCAGGAACGCCGGTCCCACGCGCATCTCCCCCCACGCGGCGAGCTGCCCGAACACGAGGAACAGGGCGGCCACCCCCATCGCCGCGGCGACGCCGACGAGCCAGCGCACGGCATAGAACGTCACCGGCCGGACGGGATGCGCGAAGTACAGCTTGTAGTAGCCGCGCCACCGGTCGTGGGAGATGAAGCCGCCCAGCAGGATCACCAGCGACAGCCCCGCCAGGTTCGACAGGGTGAACGCCAGCCCGCTCGGCTTCAGGTCGTCGGCGAACTCCGCGGGGATGGGTCCCCGGAACGCGAAGCCTGGTTCCTTCAGGTAGAACCAGAGCACCACCGGGATCAGCAGCGGAAGCCGCCACAGCACGCTCCGCAGGGCGATGCGGATCATCGCCGCTCCTCCGGCGAAGGATCGGCCGGCGGAGGCGCGGGGCGGCGGAAGAGGCCGCGTAGCGAGACGCGCTCGGGCACGAGCGCGCGGACGACGAGGCCGCGCGACATCAACCGTCCCACACCGGCGTTCAGCTCCGCGAGGGAGCGAGCCTCCACGCGGAAGGCGAAGGGCGGGCCCTCCGCCTCCGCCGCGCCCGGGAACTGCGCGAGGACGGCGGCCTTCACACCCTTGCCGCCCTCGATCTCCAGCCGGTACGCCGGGAGCGCGGCGGGCCGCGCAGCCGTGGCGGGCAGGCCGATCCGCTCACGCACGCGGCCGCCCTCCAGCACCACCACCTCGTCGGCGATGCGCTCCACCTCTTCCAGGTCGTGCGAGGCGATGAGCAGCACACGGCCGGGGGAGCCAGCGCGCCATTCGGCCACGGTGTCGCGGAACCGCGCCACGGCCTCGGCGTCGAGCCCGTCGGTGGGCTCGTCCAGCACCAGCAGCTCGCGGTCGCCCAGCAGCGCCTGCGCCAGGGCGACGCGCTGGAGGTTGCCCTTGGAGAGCGCCGCGATCTGCCTGTCCGCCAGGTCGGAGATGCGCAGCCGCTCCATCTCCGCGGCCACGCGGGCCCGGGCATCCGGCACGCGGCCGAGGGCGGCGTACGCCTGGAGCGCGCTTCGCACGGTCCAGCGCCGCGGGATGGCTACGGTGTCGCTCACGTAGCCCACGCCGCGCATCTCCGCGTACCGCCGCGGCGTCACCCCGTGGATGGCAACCGTGCCGCGCGTGGGGCGGATGTAGCCGAGCAGCAGGCGGATGAGCGTGCTCTTGCCCGCGCCGTTGGGGCCCACGACGCCCAGCGCGGTGCCGGGCTCCACGTGCAGCGACACCCCGTCCAGCGCGCGCACGCGCTGGCCCGTGAAGCGGGTGAGCCCCACGGCGTATTCCTTGGTCACCTCTTCCAGGCGGATCATGGGGGCAAGGCTACGCCGCCGCCCCGGCGCCCGCAAGGTGCGGGTACGCTTCGTGCGCCCGGCGCCGCGCCATGAATCCGCCCCATCCCTCGTCTCCGCCGCCGGCGCGCGGACCCGCGCCGCGACGCAGCACGCTGCACGCGGTGCTCTCCGTGATCGGGCGCAACGTGGGCAGCTTCCACGCGGCGCTCGGCACGTACCTCGTGCTGGCGCTGGCGGCCATATTCGCCGCCACGGCCGCGTTCGCCTTCATGGCCGACGAGGTGATGGAGGGCGGGACGCAGAAGTTCGACGAGTCCGTGCTGCTGTGGATGAACGCGCACGCCTCGCGCACGCTCACCGGGCTGGCGCTGGAGGTGACGTCGCTCGGCTCCGGCGCGGTGGTGATCATGACGCTGCTGGTGTCCAGCGCCTTCCTGTGGGTTTCTCGGCACCGGTACTCGGTGTTGCTGCTGTGGGTGGCGGTGGTGGGGCAGGAGGTGCTGAACCTGGCGCTGAAGACCCGGTTCGACCGGCCTCGCCCGCGCCTCTTCCCGTGGCGCACGCCCATGACGTCCGGCCAGTCGTTCCCGTCCGGCCACGCGATGACGTCGATGGTCGTCTATCTCACGCTCGCGTACCTGATCGCGCGGCTGGAGCCCGGCGTGGGGCTGCGGCGCGCCACGTTCGCGGTGGCCGGCGTGCTCATCGTGCTCATCGGCCTGTCTCGGATGTACCTGGGCGTGCACTACCCGTCGGACGTGGTGGCGGGCTACGCCGCCGGCTTCGCGTGGGCCACCTTCTGCGCGCTCGGCATCGAGGCCGTCCAGCATTTCCGCGCGAAGAAGCCGGAGGTGGAGGAGCACGAGAAGGATCTCCGCACCGCCGCGCCTCCCGTCAGCGACGGCGCCTGAGCGCTGCGCGGGCTTCGGTAGCTTCGTTCCGGCAGCAGGTGAACGGCAGGCTCACGCGGAGGCGCGGAGATCGCGGAGAACAACTCGCTTCTCCTGCCGTTCTCCGCGCCTTCGCGTCTCCGCGTGAGACCCTTCGACCGATGAAGCAGGGGGAAGGAGTCGCGCCGGGCGACGCTCGGAAATGCAGGATGGGCGGCCGTGCATCTCCCGTGAGCCGTGACGTGGTCGCCGCTGGCCGGGCGATGCGCTACAATTCCCGCCCGACGAGCATGCCGATGAACCGAGCGCATCCGGACCGATGAACCCGATCCTGAACCATTCGCGCGTGACCGCGGCCGGCGCGCAGCCTTCGCAGTGGATGCTGGTGCTGCACGGCATCTACGGCGCCGGGCGCAACTGGGGCACCATCGCGCGGCGGCTGGTGGACGCCCGGCCGGAGTGGGGCGTGCTGCTGGTGGACCTGCGGCTGCACGGCGGCAGCAAGGGCTTCGGCGGGCCGCACACGCTGGCCGCCAGCGCCGCCGACGTGGACCTGCTCGTGGACGAGCTGGGCTTCCACGCCGCGGCGGTGATGGGCCACTCGTTCGGCGGCAAGGTGGCGCTCATGTACGCGCAGCACCACGCCGGCGGCCTCAAGCAGGTGTGGGTGATGGACAGCACGCCCGCCGTGCGCGAGCCGTCCGGCAGCGCGTGGGAGATGATCGAGGCCGTGCGCTCGCTCCCGCCGGAGTTCGCCACCCGCACCGAGGGCGTGGAGGCGCTGATCGCGCAGGGCTACCCCGAGGGCCTGGCGCAGTGGATGACCATGAACCTGGAGCCGCACGAGGGCCGCTACCGCTGGCGGCTGGACTTCGGGGCGATGGAGGAGATGCTGCGCGACTTCTTCCGCACCGACCTGTTCGGCGTGGTGGAGTCGCCGCCGCCTGGCGTGGAGCTGCACTTCGTGAAGGCCACCGAGTCGCACACGCTGGACGACGAGGCTGCCGCGCGCGTGGAAGCCGCGGGCCGCGCCAATGGCCGCGTGCACCTGCACTTCGTGGAAGGCGGCCACTGGCTCAACACCGACA
This window encodes:
- a CDS encoding ABC transporter ATP-binding protein, whose amino-acid sequence is MIRLEEVTKEYAVGLTRFTGQRVRALDGVSLHVEPGTALGVVGPNGAGKSTLIRLLLGYIRPTRGTVAIHGVTPRRYAEMRGVGYVSDTVAIPRRWTVRSALQAYAALGRVPDARARVAAEMERLRISDLADRQIAALSKGNLQRVALAQALLGDRELLVLDEPTDGLDAEAVARFRDTVAEWRAGSPGRVLLIASHDLEEVERIADEVVVLEGGRVRERIGLPATAARPAALPAYRLEIEGGKGVKAAVLAQFPGAAEAEGPPFAFRVEARSLAELNAGVGRLMSRGLVVRALVPERVSLRGLFRRPAPPPADPSPEERR
- a CDS encoding phosphatase PAP2 family protein, whose translation is MNPPHPSSPPPARGPAPRRSTLHAVLSVIGRNVGSFHAALGTYLVLALAAIFAATAAFAFMADEVMEGGTQKFDESVLLWMNAHASRTLTGLALEVTSLGSGAVVIMTLLVSSAFLWVSRHRYSVLLLWVAVVGQEVLNLALKTRFDRPRPRLFPWRTPMTSGQSFPSGHAMTSMVVYLTLAYLIARLEPGVGLRRATFAVAGVLIVLIGLSRMYLGVHYPSDVVAGYAAGFAWATFCALGIEAVQHFRAKKPEVEEHEKDLRTAAPPVSDGA
- a CDS encoding alpha/beta hydrolase, which codes for MNPILNHSRVTAAGAQPSQWMLVLHGIYGAGRNWGTIARRLVDARPEWGVLLVDLRLHGGSKGFGGPHTLAASAADVDLLVDELGFHAAAVMGHSFGGKVALMYAQHHAGGLKQVWVMDSTPAVREPSGSAWEMIEAVRSLPPEFATRTEGVEALIAQGYPEGLAQWMTMNLEPHEGRYRWRLDFGAMEEMLRDFFRTDLFGVVESPPPGVELHFVKATESHTLDDEAAARVEAAGRANGRVHLHFVEGGHWLNTDNPEAVLKLLVENLP